CCGGGGTGGTTGTGCCCGAGGCGTAGACGTTCGCGCCGAGGTAGGGGAAGTCCGCCGTCTGCGCGACCCGCCCGGTCAGGTCGGTGAAACCGCGGTCGAACTCGTGGTTGCCGACGGCGGAGGCGTCCATGCCCAGTGCGCCCAGGTACTCGAGCGTCGGGGTGTCCTCCTGCGAGGAGGAGACGAAGGGCGAGGCGCCGATGTTGTCCCCGGCGGAGAGCAGGAGCGTGCTGTCCTCGTCGTCGGTGCTGCCGCCATCCAGCGACTCCTTGGCCGACTCGATGGTGCAGGCGACGTTCTTGCCCAGGGCGCCGGTGCCGTCGCTGTCGATGCGTCCGTGGAAGTCGTTGATGTTGAGCAGGTTGACACTCGTCAGGGACTGGTCGATGCCGCCCGGGCCGACCGGCTCGGCGGCGTGGGCGGCGCCGGACGCGGCGACGAGTGCGACGGCCGCACCGGCGCCGACGGCGAGCGCGGCACCCCGTGAGGTGATGGACATGTGTTCCTCCCGATGGAGCTGACGTGGCGTTCCCGCGCAGCGGGCACGTCGAACCATGCCGCATCCGGGCGTCGGATGGGGGATGAAACGGCGCCGGGGAGCGGGCCGGTCGACGAACGGACGGCAGTGCGAGACTGGGGCCATGGCTGGACGACGGCGCATCCCCGTGGACACGGGCCTGGCAGCGGTGCGGGCGTGGTCGAGCTCGGACGGCGCCTCCGCGGACCGGGCCACCCTCGCCACCGCTGTGCGCTACACGATCGAGGAGCTCGCGGAGCGGGCCCCCGGCCGCAGCGTCGAGGTGCGGGTGCCTCCCTTCGCCGCGACGCAGTGCGTGCCGGGTCCGGTGCACACCCGTGGCACCCCGCCGGCGGTCGTGGAGACCGACCCGCAGACGTGGCTGGCGCTCGCGGTCGGCGACCGCACGTGGTCCGACGCGGTCGACGAAGGGAGCGTGCTGGTCAGCGGTCAGCGCACCGATCTCTCGGCGTACCTGCCGCTCAGCGGCGAAGGGAGCCGAGCAGCCGGTCCATGACCGTCAGGACCGCCACGGTCTCGTCGAGCGGCATGATCGGTGACTCGGACTCGCCGGCGGCCACGCGCAGCGCGACCTCGACCGCTTCGTGGCGCAGCCCGCGGTGCTGCTCGATCGGGTCGCCGGTCATCGTGTCGAGGACGACCCCGTCCGCTCCGACGAGTCGCATCGTCGTCGGCATGTAGAACTTCTCCGCCAGCTCCAGACGCGCCCACGTGCCGTTGACCGACGCGGTCGTCGGGGTGGCTGCGGACATGTCCGTCGAGAGCGAGGCGACGGCCCCGCCCGGGCCCTGCGCGACGAAGGCGAAGCGCCGGTCGACCCCGAGGTCGGTCAGGTCCCCGAGACCCGTGGCCCGCTGCAGACCGCCGAGGGTGAGCGAGGCGAAGGACAACGGGTAGATGCCCAGGTCGAGCATGGCCCCGCCCGCGAGCGACGGGTCGGCCAGGCGCTGCGGCCCGTCCGGCCACAGGCGGATGCCGTGGTCGGCGAGCACGGTGCTCACCTCGCCGAGCAACCCGGTCTCGAGCACCTGCCGCAGGACATCGATGTGCGGCAGGAAACGCGTCCACATCGCCTCCATGCAGAAGACCCCGGCTGACCGGGCGGCGTCGACGATCTGCCTGGCCTCGTCGGCGGTGGGGGCCATCGGCTTTTCGACGAGGACGTGCTTGCCGGCCGCGATGGCCAGCAGGGCGTGCTCGAGGTGCTCGCTGTGCGGGCTCGCGACGTAGACGACGTCGACGTCCGCGTCGGCGACGAGGGAGACGTAGTCGCCGTGCGCGCGGGCGTCGGGTGCGTGCTCGGCCACGAAGGCCCGCGCCCGCTGAGCGTCCCGGGAACCGACGGCGACGACCTCCTGCGTGGTCTCACGCAGGGACAGGGCCATCTGCGAGGCGATCCCGCCCGCCCCGAGCAGGCCCCAGCGCAGGCGCGGCGCGGTGGTCGGGTCCGGGGTCCGCGGTGGCGGGAGCGTCATCCCGGGGACGTCGGCATGCGGGCGCTGGCTGGTCATGCCGCCAACCTACGATGGAGCCGTGAACAGCAAGCCACCGAGCCGCCCGAAGCCAGTCCCCTTCATCGCCACCGGGGCGATCATCGGCTTCATCGTCTTCGGGATCATCTCGCTGGTCGGGCCGAACACCGACGAGGGCTACAACATCACCTACGACGCGGGCGCCGCACTCGGGTACATGAGCGTCGTCGGACTCTTCGTCGGCGGCCTCGTCGGCGCCGTCGTCGCCGCGCTCCTGACCTACCGCAAGTAGACGAAGGGGGCCGGTCGGCCACCCTGCGCCCGCACCCCCGGCTGTGGGAGACTGGACCCCGTGCCACGCGGAGACGGACAGCTGTCCCATGACCTGATCCCCGGGGAGAAGGGGCCCCAGGACGCCTGCGGCGTCTTCGGCGTCTGGGCACCCGGTGAGGACGTCGCGAAACTGACCTACTACGGCCTCTACGCCCTGCAGCACCGCGGGCAGGAGTCGGCGGGCATCGCGACGTCGAACGGCAAGCAGATCCTGGTCTACAAGGACATGGGACTCGTCTCGCAGGTCTTCGACGAGCGGAGCCTGTCCACGCTGCGCGGGCACATCGCGGTCGGTCACTGCCGCTACTCGACGACCGGTGGGTCCACGTGGGAGAACGCCCAGCCGACGCTGGGTGGACACTCGACCAGCACCGTCGCGCTCGCCCACAACGGCAACCTCGTCAACTCCGCCGACCTGCGCCGGCTCGTCGAGGAACGTGGCGACGAGATCCCCGGCGACAACGGCCAGATCCATCGGATCACCGACGGTGAGCTGCGCCGCGGCAACACCTCCGACACCGCGCTGGTCACGGCCCTCCTCGCGCACGACCCGGAGCTGAGCCTCGAGGCCGCCGCCATGGACCTGCTGCCCAGGCTGCGAGGCGCCTTCTGCTTCGTCTTCATGGAGGAGGACACCCTCTACGCCGCCCGTGACCCGCAGGGGTTGCGACCTCTGGTCATCGGCCGTCTGGAGCGCGGCTGGGTGGTCGCCTCGGAGACCGCGGCCCTGGACATCGTCGGCGCCTCCTTCGTCCGCGAGGTCGAGCCGGGCGAGCTGGTCGTCATCGACGAGGACGGGCTGCGCACCCAGCAGTTCGCCGAGCCGGACCGCAAGGGCTGCGTCTTCGAGTACGTCTACCTCGCCCGTCCCGACACGACGATCAACGGCCGCACGGTCCACGAGGCGCGTGTCGAGATGGGGCGCACCCTCGCTCGCGAGCACCCGGTGGAGGCCGACCTGGTCATGCCCACGCCGGAGTCCGGCACACCGGCGGCCATCGGCTACGCGCAGGAGTCGGGGATCCCCTTCGGCCAGGGCCTGGTGAAGAACGCCTACGTGGGGCGTACCTTCATCCAGCCCAGCCAGACGATCCGCCAGCTCGGCATCCGTCTGAAGCTCAACCCGCTCCAGCACGTCATCAAGGGCAAGCGCCTCATCGTCGTCGACGACTCCATCGTCCGCGGCAACACCCAGCGCGCCCTGGTGCGGATGCTGCGTGAGGCCGGTGCCGCCGAGATCCACGTGCGCATCTCCTCGCCCCCGATCAAGTGGCCGTGCTTCTTCGGCATCGACTTCGCCACGCGCGCCGAGCTCATCGCCACCGGCCTCGCGGTCGACGAGATCGCGACCTCGCTCGGCGCGGACTCTCTTGGCTACATCAGCCACGACGGCATGGTCGCGGCCACCGAGCAGCCGGTCGACCAGCTGTGCACGGCCTGCTTCTCCGGCGTCTACCCCATGGAGCTGCCCTCCGAGGACCGCCTGGGCAAGGGGCTGCTCGAGCTCGAATTCAGCCCGACACAAGAGGCGGTGCGACGCCCGTGACCCAGCAGACCCCGATCACCTACGCCGATGCCGGAGTCGACGTCGAGGCCGGCGACAAGGCCGTCGACCTGATGAAGGAGTCGGTCCGCAGGGCAACCCGTCCGGAGGTCCTGGGGAGTCTCGGTGGGTTCGCCGGCATGTTCGACGCGAGCGCCCTGCAGGGCATGCGTCGACCGGTGCTGGCCACCTCCACCGACGGCGTCGGCACCAAGGTCGCGATCGCGCAGGCGATGGACAAGCACGACACCATCGGCCAGGACCTCGTGGGCATGGTCGTGGACGACATCGTCGTCTGCGGGGCCGAGCCGCTCTTCATGACCGACTACATCGCGACCGGCAAGGTCGTCCCGGAGCGGATCGCGGCGATCGTCGCGGGCATCGCGAAGGGGTGCGAGCTCGCCGGTGTCGCACTCGTCGGCGGGGAGACGGCGGAGCACCCCGGCCTGCTGGACCCGCACGAGTACGACGTGGCCGGCGCGGCCACCGGCGTCGTCGAGCACGAGGACGTCCTCGGCCCGGACCGCGTGGTCGAAGGAGACGCCGTGCTTGCCTTCGCCTCCTCGGGTCTGCACTCCAACGGCTACTCCCTCGTTCGGCGGGTCATCGCCTCCGCCGGGTGGGAGCTCGACCGGCACGTCGACGAGTTGGGCCGCACCCTTGGTGAGGAACTCCTCGAGCCGACGCGCATCTACACGCGTGCCCTGCTGGACCTCGTGCGAGCCGGGGACGTCGACGTCCACGCGCTCAGCCACGTCACCGGCGGCGGTCTGGCGGCCAACCTGGCCCGGGTGCTGCCCGCCGGCACGCTCGCCCGTGTCGAGCGCTCCACCTGGACGCCACCGGCGATCTTCTCCCTCGTCGGCGCGCTCGGCTCGGTCCCGCGCTCCGACCTGGAGCGCACCCTGAACATGGGTATCGGATTCGTCGCGGCACTGCCGGCGGGTGATGCCGACACGGCGATCGCCCGGGCGGGCGCCGCCGGTATCGACGCGTGGGTCCTGGGCGAGGTCGGCGACGCTGCGACTGCCCGGACCGAGTCCGGCATCGAGGTCGTGCAGGGCGCCAAGGGTGTGGACGGCGGAGCTGTCCAGGTCCTCGGGGAGTACGCCTGACACCCGCCACCCGCGTGCTCGTCGCCGACGCCGATGAGCGCCGTCGCAATGCCCTGGTCGCCGTTCTGGAGGCAGACCCGGACCTGGAGCCCGTCCCACCGGCGGCGACGCCCGCCGAGATCGCCACGACTGCGCAGGTGGACGTCGTCGTGCTCGTCGGCGGGCTCGGTTCCGACCCCGTCGAGGTGCTGGCCACCGCACGGGCACACGAGGGCCCCGCGTGGGTCGTACTCATCGAGGACGACGTGCGACCGGAGCGCATCATCGCCGCGGGAGCACGCGGCTGCCTCGTCATCTCGAGCACGCCGCTGCAGATCGGCGCCGCCATCCGTGCTGCTGCACGGGGCGAGCACGCCGACCTGGACCAGCCGGTGACCGGGCCCCTCGTCCAGCGCACACCCCGGGTGGCCACGCCGCTGTCGGAGCGGGAGGTCGAGGTCTTGCGGCTGGTGGGCGCGGGACTGGGGAACAAGCACGTCGCTGCGCGCCTCTACCTCAGCCTCTCGAGCGTGAAGTCACATCTGTCGCACACCTACGGTCGTCTCGGCGTCTCCGGGCGTGCGGCCGCGGTCGCCGAAGCGCGTCGTCAGGGGCTGATCTGACGGAGGGCCCGACCGAGCCCCGCCGGAGCGAGAGTGTTACCGATCCGCGTCGGGCCAGGACTCGTCGTCGTCGTCCACGTGGTGCTCGTCATCGGGCGCACGCTCGGTGCGTCCGTGGGACTTGCCCTGAAGTTCCGCCTCCAGCGCTCGCAGGTCGGTGTCCGGCGAGTAGTACTTCAACTCGCGTGCCACCTTGGTCTGCTTCGCCTTTGCTCGGCCGCGCCCCATGGCGTGACCCCCTCATACGCTAGTGCGGGCCGACTCGACTCACACCGCGTCCCCGATGGGGACGCGGAACTGAACAGAGTGGACCCGGATCTGTGTGGTTTCTCGTGGTCCCACGGTACATGGTTCCGGGGCGGAGTGCCCCATCGGTCCACGGCGTCGGCCCTCAGTGCAGCGGCGACGCCTCGACCGTCCGGGACCCCACGGCGACGATCTCGCCGAGGGACTGCCGCAGGCTCGGCGGCAGCGCCTCGATGCCCCCCGAGAGCACGATCTCCGAGGGAGCAAGACGCTCCAGGCGCGTCCGCACGAGGTCGGGTAGTCGACCGGAGGTGATGAGCAGCATCGGGGTGTCGGTGTGCCCGGCCGCCGCGGTGGCGGAGAGCATCTCCGTGGCCGAGGACCCGGAGACGATCACCCGTCCTCCGCGTTCCCTGTCCCCCCACAGTCCGGCGGCGAGGGCCATCGGTCCACCCTCCGAGACGAACTCGATCTCGGCGCCGGTCGCCTGCCGCAGCTGACCGACGACGGTGGTGGGCCACTCCTCCTCGTAGCCGACGAGGAGCAGCCGGCGCGGGCGGACGTGCGCCAGGGCGGCGGCCAACTCATCGGTCACCCCCGTGCCGTCGCACACGACGACCGCCTGTCCTGCTCGCGCCGCCGCCAGGGACGCCACGGGTGGGCGGGCGGAATTGTCCTGGTGGGTCACGTACACCGTGGACGAGTCCCCCGGGGGAAAGGCCTCGAGCAGCTGGGCGGCGGTGCGGGTCGGGTCATCCGCACCCAGCCACTCGACCGTTCCGGTGACCAGCTCCTCGATGCGGTTGTACGGCCGGGCCTTGATCCGGTCCGGGGCGCAGACCACGACGACGCGCTCGGGAGCCAGCCGGCTCAGCTCGTCACGGGTGGCGCCGGGAAGGGCGCCCGGGCGCACCCACAGCAGCGGCCAGCCGATCCGGGCTGCGATGGGGGCGACCATCCGCGCGACGGACATGGGTTCCACGCTGACGACGAAGCAGCCGGGCACACCGGGCGCCCAGGTGTCGCGAGAGATCGCGCGTGCGGTCTGGAAGCCGTTGTTGCCCGTCCAGCGGACGGTCCCGGGAACCTGCGGCTCGGGCTTGTCACGTTGGATGTTCTTCTTGTGCGCCTTGTTCTTGGGCTCCGACGCCTCGTAGGTGGACAGGACCTCCTCGGTGGGCCCATCCATGATCAGCCGGCCCTGGTCCATCCACAGCACCCGGTCGCAGATCGCCCGGATGTTGGAGTTCGAGTGGGAGACGAGGAAGACGGTGCCGGCCGCCTCTCGGATCTCGGCGATGCGCTTGGCGCTCTTCTGGCGGAAGGACGCGTCTCCAGTGGCCAAGGCCTCGTCGATCATCAGGACGTCGGGAGCTGCGGCGGTCGAGATCGCGAATCTCAGTCGGGCGCCCATGCCGGAGGAATAGGTGCTCATCGGCAGGTGGACGGCATCGCCGATCCCGGAGAACTCGACGATGTCGTCGAACTTCTCGTCGATCTCGGCCGTGCTCAACCCGAGGGCCTGCCCGCCGACGTAGATGTTGCGCGCGCCACTGAGCTTGTTGATCAGCACGGCGTTGACGCCGAGCAGGGAGGGCTCACCGGCGACCCACACCTGCCCTTTCGACGGGGGGATGAGACCGGCCACCGTGCGCAGCAGGGTGGACTTGCCCGAACCGTTGTGGCCGATGATTCCGATCGACTCGCCGTGCCTGGCGACGAAGCTGACGTCCTTGACCGCGGGGACCTCACGGATTCGGGTGCTCGTGTCCGGACGGAGCAGCTGACGAAGGGAGCGACGCGCCCCCTGGTCGCTGGGAGCGCCCCGTCGCTCGCCGCCGAGAACCTGGTAGGTCACGCTCACGTGGCTGACGACGACCGTCGGTGCCGCGTCGTGGGGCGCCTTCGTGCCCATGTCCTCCGGGTCAGCCACGGCCGTACCTCGTCTCTGCCTGCCAGAAGAGGACCAGCCCCACCGCCGCGGCACCGAATCCCCAGGCGGCCATGATGAGCCAGTCGGAGAGGACCACTGGCTCGCCGTTCAGCAGCGACTGGCGACCGGTGGTCAGCATCAGCGCGAAGGGCTGCATCGTCAGCACCTCCTGCACGACCGGTGGTGCGCTGGCCACGTAGTGGGCCACGGGGAAGAACACCCCGGAGACGTAGCGCAGCAGGCGCACGATGATCGGGATGAGGTTGGCGATGTCCTGGGAGGCGTTGACCAGACGGGCCGCGATGAAGGCGAAGCCGAGCAGCGCCAGGCCCTGCATCGCCACGGCGACCGGGAAGAGCAACCACTCCCAGTCGGGTCGCTCGCCGGTGGCGAACATCAACACGAAGAGCAGCGCGAAGCCCGGGATCGAGGCCAAGAGCTCCGTCAGCGTCACCGACATCGGCAGGATGGCTCGGGGGAAGTGCAGCGTGCGCACCAGGCCGAGCTTGCCGGTGATCGCCTTCGCCCCCTTCGTGACGACCGAGGAGGTGAAGGCGAACATGATGACGCCGATGCCCAGGAAGCCGACGAAGTTGTCGATCCCCCCGCGTGTCCCCAGGAGCAGGCCGAAGATGAGGTAGTAGCTCACGATGAGCAGGGCGGGGTTGAGCACCGACCACAGCTGGCCGAGGTGGTTGGCTTCGTTCTTCGCGTACGACTCGGCGGAGGAGAGCGTCCAGAGGAAGGAGCGCCGCTGCCACACATCTCTCAGATACCGGTGCAGAGGAGGCCGCTCGCTGAGCGCGCGCAGGCCATGGCGGCTCGCCAGCTCCCGGGCCTCGTCGACGGTCGGCGCAGAAGAGACGGGACCCCCTCCGGCTGCCTGGGCGACGTCAGCCACACTCGTTCCTTCTTGGTCGTCGTGCCCTCGTGGGCGCGGGGCGGTCGGGCCTCGCCGGGTACATGCCGGTGATCATACCGACTGGTTCATAGACTGCCCCGGAGGCAGATCCGCAGGAGAGGTGCGCATGGCGAGGATGAGGCGGTCGTTGTCGGTGCTGCGTCGGGCCCGACGCATCCCACGCGCGCAGTGGGTCGCCCACTGGCGCACCCGGCCGGTCGAGCACGACACCGTCTTCTACGAGTCGACCTTCGGCGCCGGTCTGGTCGACAGCCCCTATGCGATCTTCCGCCATCTGGTCGGCGCACCGGACCTCGATCACCTGCGTCACGTCTGGGTCGTGGCCGACGACCTGCGCCGTCGTCGGGCCCGGGAGCACCTGCGCGCCCTCGGGCTGGACGGGCGGCGGGTGCACCTTGTGGGGTACCGCACGCCGGCCTACTTCCGGCACCTCGCGACGGCGGGCTACCTGGTCAACAACTCGACCTTCCCCGGGGAGTTCGGCAAGCGTTCGGGACAGGTCTACGTCAACACCTGGCACGGCACGCCGCTGAAGTCGATGGGCTACGACACCCCGGGTGGGGCACTGGGAGCGGGCAACGTGATCCGCAACTTCCTCGCGGCCGACCACCTGCTCTCCTCCGGGCCCTACATGACGGACACGATGTACCGAGGCGCATACCGCCTCGAGGGGATCGCGCCGGGGTCGGTGCTCGAGGTGGGGACGCCCCGCACGGACGTCCAGGTGGACGCCACCGACGAGCGTCGTCGCGGGGTGCGCGATCAGCTGCGGACCCGTGGCGTGGCACTGGACGGGCGGCGGGTCGTCCTCGTGGCGCCGACGTGGCGCGGCGAGGCGTTCGCGGACCCGCGGCTGGACACCGACTCCGTGGTGGGACTGGTCGCGAGCCTGCGCGAGGTGCTCGGTGACGACTGGCAGGTCCTGGTCAAGGCGCACCCGGTGGTGCACGCGCAGGCGCGGGACCTCCCTTCGCTGCGGGCGGTGCTGGTGCCTCCCGACGTCCCGGCCAACGAGGTGCTCGCGATCACGGACCACCTGGTCACGGACTACTCCAGCATCCTGTTCGACGCGCTCGCCGACCCCGGCCTCCCGATCACCTTCCACGTGCCGGACCGCGCGGCATATGAGCAGCTCCGGCCGCTGTACCTGCCGGTCGAGGAGCTGCCGGGCAACCTGTGCGCGACGCCGGAGGCGACCGCCGCGGACGTGGCCGAGGGCGGAGGCCGGGCTGACCGGCGCCGAGCGTGGGCTGAGCGGTACGCCCCCTTCGACGACGGGCACGCGGCCGAGCGGGTCGTGGACGTCGTCTGGCGTGGTCGGCCACCGGCGGTCGGTCGACGTGTCCGACTGGCAGAGCGCACGCACCAGGGCCGTCGGGTTCCCCGCCTGCTCATCCACGGTGGTTCGTTGCAACGCAACGGTGTCACCTCTTCACTCATCGCCCTGCTGGGCCGGCTCGACCTCGACCGGCTCGACGTGTCCGTTGCGTGGGGGCCGGCGCGCCGGGCTGCCCCGGAGGCCTTTGCGGAGGCGATCGACGACCGGATCCGCCTCCTGCCCAAGGTGGGCGGGCTCAACGGAGCGAAGCGAGTGGTGTGGTCCCGTCACCTGCTGCAGCGGCTCGGAGCCGACCACCGGGTCGTGCCGATGACCGCCCTCGTGCGGTTGCTGCGGGAGGAGTGGGTGCGCTGCTTCGGCGAGGTGGAGTTCGACCACGTGATCGACTTCGGCGGGTACTCGCCCTACTGGGCCCTGCTGATGTCGCGGGGGGTCGCCCCCGGCAACGTGCGCACGCACTCGATCTGGCTGCACAACGACCTCGCTGCCGAGGTGGCCAGCACCGCCGAGCACGGGAGGACCAGGGCCCACCACCTGGCGCAGGTCTTCGGTCTCTACGACCGCTACGACCGGCTGGTCTCGGTGTCCGACTCGCTCTCCCGGGTGAACGAGCGCTCCCTGGCCCGGTACGCCGGCGACGCGAGCTTCCGCAGCGC
The DNA window shown above is from Janibacter sp. A1S7 and carries:
- a CDS encoding sterol carrier family protein, whose product is MAGRRRIPVDTGLAAVRAWSSSDGASADRATLATAVRYTIEELAERAPGRSVEVRVPPFAATQCVPGPVHTRGTPPAVVETDPQTWLALAVGDRTWSDAVDEGSVLVSGQRTDLSAYLPLSGEGSRAAGP
- a CDS encoding Gfo/Idh/MocA family protein, encoding MTSQRPHADVPGMTLPPPRTPDPTTAPRLRWGLLGAGGIASQMALSLRETTQEVVAVGSRDAQRARAFVAEHAPDARAHGDYVSLVADADVDVVYVASPHSEHLEHALLAIAAGKHVLVEKPMAPTADEARQIVDAARSAGVFCMEAMWTRFLPHIDVLRQVLETGLLGEVSTVLADHGIRLWPDGPQRLADPSLAGGAMLDLGIYPLSFASLTLGGLQRATGLGDLTDLGVDRRFAFVAQGPGGAVASLSTDMSAATPTTASVNGTWARLELAEKFYMPTTMRLVGADGVVLDTMTGDPIEQHRGLRHEAVEVALRVAAGESESPIMPLDETVAVLTVMDRLLGSLRR
- the purF gene encoding amidophosphoribosyltransferase, with amino-acid sequence MPRGDGQLSHDLIPGEKGPQDACGVFGVWAPGEDVAKLTYYGLYALQHRGQESAGIATSNGKQILVYKDMGLVSQVFDERSLSTLRGHIAVGHCRYSTTGGSTWENAQPTLGGHSTSTVALAHNGNLVNSADLRRLVEERGDEIPGDNGQIHRITDGELRRGNTSDTALVTALLAHDPELSLEAAAMDLLPRLRGAFCFVFMEEDTLYAARDPQGLRPLVIGRLERGWVVASETAALDIVGASFVREVEPGELVVIDEDGLRTQQFAEPDRKGCVFEYVYLARPDTTINGRTVHEARVEMGRTLAREHPVEADLVMPTPESGTPAAIGYAQESGIPFGQGLVKNAYVGRTFIQPSQTIRQLGIRLKLNPLQHVIKGKRLIVVDDSIVRGNTQRALVRMLREAGAAEIHVRISSPPIKWPCFFGIDFATRAELIATGLAVDEIATSLGADSLGYISHDGMVAATEQPVDQLCTACFSGVYPMELPSEDRLGKGLLELEFSPTQEAVRRP
- the purM gene encoding phosphoribosylformylglycinamidine cyclo-ligase, with amino-acid sequence MTQQTPITYADAGVDVEAGDKAVDLMKESVRRATRPEVLGSLGGFAGMFDASALQGMRRPVLATSTDGVGTKVAIAQAMDKHDTIGQDLVGMVVDDIVVCGAEPLFMTDYIATGKVVPERIAAIVAGIAKGCELAGVALVGGETAEHPGLLDPHEYDVAGAATGVVEHEDVLGPDRVVEGDAVLAFASSGLHSNGYSLVRRVIASAGWELDRHVDELGRTLGEELLEPTRIYTRALLDLVRAGDVDVHALSHVTGGGLAANLARVLPAGTLARVERSTWTPPAIFSLVGALGSVPRSDLERTLNMGIGFVAALPAGDADTAIARAGAAGIDAWVLGEVGDAATARTESGIEVVQGAKGVDGGAVQVLGEYA
- a CDS encoding helix-turn-helix transcriptional regulator encodes the protein MLVADADERRRNALVAVLEADPDLEPVPPAATPAEIATTAQVDVVVLVGGLGSDPVEVLATARAHEGPAWVVLIEDDVRPERIIAAGARGCLVISSTPLQIGAAIRAAARGEHADLDQPVTGPLVQRTPRVATPLSEREVEVLRLVGAGLGNKHVAARLYLSLSSVKSHLSHTYGRLGVSGRAAAVAEARRQGLI
- a CDS encoding DUF3073 domain-containing protein, with amino-acid sequence MGRGRAKAKQTKVARELKYYSPDTDLRALEAELQGKSHGRTERAPDDEHHVDDDDESWPDADR
- a CDS encoding ATP-binding cassette domain-containing protein; translated protein: MADPEDMGTKAPHDAAPTVVVSHVSVTYQVLGGERRGAPSDQGARRSLRQLLRPDTSTRIREVPAVKDVSFVARHGESIGIIGHNGSGKSTLLRTVAGLIPPSKGQVWVAGEPSLLGVNAVLINKLSGARNIYVGGQALGLSTAEIDEKFDDIVEFSGIGDAVHLPMSTYSSGMGARLRFAISTAAAPDVLMIDEALATGDASFRQKSAKRIAEIREAAGTVFLVSHSNSNIRAICDRVLWMDQGRLIMDGPTEEVLSTYEASEPKNKAHKKNIQRDKPEPQVPGTVRWTGNNGFQTARAISRDTWAPGVPGCFVVSVEPMSVARMVAPIAARIGWPLLWVRPGALPGATRDELSRLAPERVVVVCAPDRIKARPYNRIEELVTGTVEWLGADDPTRTAAQLLEAFPPGDSSTVYVTHQDNSARPPVASLAAARAGQAVVVCDGTGVTDELAAALAHVRPRRLLLVGYEEEWPTTVVGQLRQATGAEIEFVSEGGPMALAAGLWGDRERGGRVIVSGSSATEMLSATAAAGHTDTPMLLITSGRLPDLVRTRLERLAPSEIVLSGGIEALPPSLRQSLGEIVAVGSRTVEASPLH
- a CDS encoding ABC transporter permease; this translates as MADVAQAAGGGPVSSAPTVDEARELASRHGLRALSERPPLHRYLRDVWQRRSFLWTLSSAESYAKNEANHLGQLWSVLNPALLIVSYYLIFGLLLGTRGGIDNFVGFLGIGVIMFAFTSSVVTKGAKAITGKLGLVRTLHFPRAILPMSVTLTELLASIPGFALLFVLMFATGERPDWEWLLFPVAVAMQGLALLGFAFIAARLVNASQDIANLIPIIVRLLRYVSGVFFPVAHYVASAPPVVQEVLTMQPFALMLTTGRQSLLNGEPVVLSDWLIMAAWGFGAAAVGLVLFWQAETRYGRG
- a CDS encoding glycosyltransferase is translated as MARMRRSLSVLRRARRIPRAQWVAHWRTRPVEHDTVFYESTFGAGLVDSPYAIFRHLVGAPDLDHLRHVWVVADDLRRRRAREHLRALGLDGRRVHLVGYRTPAYFRHLATAGYLVNNSTFPGEFGKRSGQVYVNTWHGTPLKSMGYDTPGGALGAGNVIRNFLAADHLLSSGPYMTDTMYRGAYRLEGIAPGSVLEVGTPRTDVQVDATDERRRGVRDQLRTRGVALDGRRVVLVAPTWRGEAFADPRLDTDSVVGLVASLREVLGDDWQVLVKAHPVVHAQARDLPSLRAVLVPPDVPANEVLAITDHLVTDYSSILFDALADPGLPITFHVPDRAAYEQLRPLYLPVEELPGNLCATPEATAADVAEGGGRADRRRAWAERYAPFDDGHAAERVVDVVWRGRPPAVGRRVRLAERTHQGRRVPRLLIHGGSLQRNGVTSSLIALLGRLDLDRLDVSVAWGPARRAAPEAFAEAIDDRIRLLPKVGGLNGAKRVVWSRHLLQRLGADHRVVPMTALVRLLREEWVRCFGEVEFDHVIDFGGYSPYWALLMSRGVAPGNVRTHSIWLHNDLAAEVASTAEHGRTRAHHLAQVFGLYDRYDRLVSVSDSLSRVNERSLARYAGDASFRSARNVVDDARVRSLARADLEGLGLADEVVAALRDEDAVCFVTAGRLTHEKNQARLIRAAAAVRADGHDVTVVIMGSGPLEGELRALTVELGVQRSVFLAGQVANPFPVVAAADYFALTSEHEGLPMVILEALALETPVLTTAFSSVEGVVPQGCGVVVPRDDDAVRHAMMELVSARPAFTALDVDAYNATALDEFAAAVGLEEDTRAPAGPRPTGHT